The Anoxybacillus flavithermus genome has a segment encoding these proteins:
- a CDS encoding uroporphyrinogen-III C-methyltransferase, which translates to MGKVYLVGAGPGDPELITVKGLKCIQQADVILYDRLINEQLLSFAKRDADLIYCGKLPNYHTMKQETINHFLVKHAKKGKFVTRLKGGDPFLFGRGGEEAQALIKHGIPFEIVPGVTSGIAVPAYAGIPVTHRDFSGSVAFVTGHRQLDATDAIQWEHLAKGVDTLVIYMGVKHLPLICKQLQLYGRKPQTPVAIIQWGTLPQQKTVVATLQTIVDVAKKQAIASPSIIIVGEVVRLHDQLQWFETMLEEKTAHGMG; encoded by the coding sequence ATGGGGAAAGTATATTTAGTCGGCGCTGGTCCGGGGGATCCTGAACTGATTACAGTAAAAGGATTAAAATGTATCCAACAAGCAGATGTCATTTTATATGACCGCCTTATTAACGAACAGCTTTTATCGTTTGCGAAACGTGATGCCGATTTAATTTATTGCGGGAAGCTGCCAAATTACCATACAATGAAGCAAGAAACGATTAATCACTTTTTAGTGAAGCACGCGAAAAAAGGGAAATTTGTTACGAGATTAAAAGGTGGCGATCCTTTTTTATTCGGGCGTGGCGGTGAAGAAGCACAAGCGCTAATCAAACACGGCATTCCTTTTGAAATCGTCCCAGGTGTCACATCCGGTATCGCTGTGCCAGCGTATGCAGGTATTCCTGTAACTCATCGTGATTTTAGCGGGAGTGTTGCATTTGTCACAGGTCATCGCCAACTCGACGCCACAGACGCCATACAATGGGAACATTTAGCAAAAGGCGTAGATACGCTCGTCATTTATATGGGTGTGAAACATCTTCCACTCATTTGCAAACAGTTACAATTATATGGGAGGAAACCTCAAACTCCTGTTGCAATCATTCAGTGGGGGACGCTCCCTCAACAAAAAACGGTTGTGGCGACATTACAAACGATTGTGGACGTTGCAAAAAAACAAGCGATTGCTAGCCCGAGTATCATTATTGTCGGGGAAGTTGTTCGACTACATGATCAATTGCAATGGTTTGAAACCATGTTAGAAGAAAAAACGGCACACGGAATGGGGTAA